From the genome of Bactrocera oleae isolate idBacOlea1 chromosome 2, idBacOlea1, whole genome shotgun sequence, one region includes:
- the LOC106615963 gene encoding zinc finger protein Xfin produces the protein MVSYQCRTCREDNEGRYYSLEELLDYDRHPKKTLADFLWDIAKINNTTEVAKRLPQHICGECSRKLKNAYSFVLQVQAANKKLQASLYIENAKTFTAKKLPDKQNDCLLESPIDIPIRKTEIKKEDQFEQGGEKDEQGDEDNEEFINIGKNECEIVKSVNEIVQFVKDEVVANVNAEKNDTKSNSTVKGDMDTDPITTVETSWYKEIADSDGIENPGNLYNSLSEDNSDTPLLKRRRLGQLSTQTFECTFRADDGRYHCNKCSKSFAWKKDAKRHSMLHSNIYPYKCTECYRLFQRKDKLDKHIQIHSTREQKILNKRKVHSRRVSEMELDLSLQHDTKDSETSDDDSEQDEPLTKQRRTRRPSSKKPEFTYCNDDSRYHCNRCNKDFAWKKDVERHIKSHFGIFPFECIKCHHRFQRKDKFAEHLKIHAKCEKSVRRPRPIQWNFAEHLYTEQRLLSVECKLCPEVIPNIKTLRQHMQTHNEAHTLRLDAESDVIKELFPNFNGDIIKIKEKICKDIRHKLFAKYYAIVNAYGYEMALSDSDSENFSAVEKYECELCHVKLGRKYQLFQHSKSEHSQDKLPHKCNVCKLEFVSTTMFEIHSRTQCRNKDRKFQCLKCPGKFVWVQNLQGHKCSNRLNVYVPKRPEQRKRNLLQCNFCDKTFRYATDLKRHQETHNLKSQSHVCPICSQPFLKAENLRQHLRQDHEQIKRRIECCLCGEKLNTLAELRAHLSRHSDGWTGIRYTEGQYFKIHWPQGCQGKEGEVERSIIIDFAGQNLTNYYSAVDESGNELDLYDSESDFETDRMQNGNPLSVPYTCDLCGEVFFRRTRILQHQHSAHADGEDSFPHACCRCEKRFVCLGLLEQHYKRDCGNIYKRFDCQRCSARFVWEANLQQHMQRQHIDPEQQISRQLANKLQCDQCNKVFIWPKDLTRHKRIHMPDDEKFECLYCERKFYRKDHLQTHLKVHGAGGSMATTTAAASKRELIRKVNAVDPHLCRPNGCKCVQCKICLSKHTKIADLRTHILEHRTDVSLSQHVTTNSEISLLFYPDEAPMSRDLLMARMMADITAGQMDRFYSITNELGHEISISGSDTDDTDSESEPDEVLYLAMGQNIRHPRRSIYGCDLCSITFTRKYKLFAHQASDHNWDDAPHVCQHCQARFLCEKLLQSHYRHQCKNLLKRYVCRKCPQRFMWKENLKMHLRTMHPDSEEVKKCFVPSSFDCEECSRSFQMQKDLTRHMMTHRVDATVFPCLWCPRKFYRRSNLYLHIKRHGITSHQLSAAASHITASKGPNGIKQIYCRVCNIKFQSLAALRTHLRHETSAVSSSHHSYHSQHNYSIMNELGYELDVDDSETDEDDNAKSYKCQMCGLVCKRRYEMSQHQLSVHKHEHITLKCDKCVFRTVTSDIMDHHMRTQCNNSEKLHQCTHCSYKFMWPENLDVHIKLVHPEETQKPVEAAKDVVASSRSEPVPLQEFHCDKCDSRYNRKDRLIAHTKKMHPLDGDVPSCSMNVAVKISNDEKKQPKENKFLCAFCGRSVSSSSNLIVHMRRHTGEKPFQCEFCDKAFPRSSDLACHRRTHTGEKPHRCTVCDKSFSRSYKLHTHMRIHSGERPYKCSYCEKSFTQSNDLALHVRRHTGERPYVCNICDEGFIQGTALKNHRTLRGHFEKEEIKDVSEMKEQPNSILGLDEQGNSLIQL, from the exons aTGGTCTCATATCAATGTCGAACTTGTCGCGAGGATAATGAAGGCCGTTACTATTCTCTTGAAGAACTGTTGGATTATGATCGTCACCCTAAGAAAACTCTAGCAGATTTCCTATGGGACATTGCTAAAATTAAT AATACCACTGAAGTTGCTAAACGTTTACCACAGCATATTTGTGGAGAGTGCTCACGCAAGCTTAAAAATGCGTATTCATTTGTACTACAAGTGCaagcagcaaataaaaaattacaggcTAGTTTGTACATCGAAAATGCTAAAACTTTTACTGCTAAAAAACTGCCAGATAAGCAGAATGATTGTTTATTGGAATCGCCCATTGACATACCCATaagaaaaacagaaattaaaaagGAAGACCAGTTCGAGCAGGGAGGTGAAAAAGACGAGCAAGGAGATGAAGACAATGAAGAATTCATTAACATCGGTAAAAATGAATGTGAAATCGTCAAAAGTGTAAACGAAATAGTCCAGTTTGTAAAAGACGAAGTGGTCGCGAATGTAAATGCAGAAAAAAATGATACCAAGAGCAATAGTAcag TGAAAGGTGACATGGACACAGATCCCATAACTACAGTAGAAACTAGTTGGTATAAAGAAATAGCCGATAGTGATGGCATAGAAAATCCGGGTAATTTATACAACAGCTTGAG TGAGGATAATTCAGACACCCCATTATTGAAGCGACGGCGGCTTGGGCAGTTATCCACTCAGACCTTCGAATGTACATTTCGTGCGGATGATGGTCGGTATCATTGCAATAAATGTTCCAAAAGTTTTGCATGGAAGAAAGATGCAAAACGGCATTCGATGTTACATTCCAATATCTATCCATATAAATGCACAGAATGCTACCGTCTCTTCCAGAGAAAGGATAAACTTgataaacatatacaaatacattctACACGAGAACAAAAAATTCTGAATAAAAGGAAAGTTCATTCCAGAAGAGTTTCCG AAATGGAATTAGATTTAAGTTTGCAACATGATACAAAAGATAGTGAAACTAGTGATGATGACAGTGAACAAGATGAacc CTTAACTAAACAACGTAGGACTAGGCGGCCATCTTCCAAAAAACCGGAATTTACGTATTGCAATGACGATTCTCGGTATCATTGTAACAGATGTAATAAAGATTTTGCTTGGAAAAAAGATGTAGAACGTCACATAAAAAGTCATTTCGGCATTTTTCCATTCGAATGCATCAAATGTCATCATCGCTTTCAGCGAAAAGATAAGTTTGCTGAACACTTGAAGATTCATGCAAAATGCGAGAAAAGCGTTCGCCGCCCTCGACCAATACAGTGGAATTTTGCGGAACACCTTTATACGGAGCAGCGTTTGCTTTCGGTAGAGTGCAAACTTTGCCCTGAGGTTATACCAAACATTAAAACTCTACGTCAACATATGCAAACCCATAATGAGGCCCATACGCTACGTTTAGACGCTGAAAGTGACGTGATTAAAGAATTATTTCCCAATTTTAATGGtgacataataaaaattaaggagAAAATTTGCAAAGACATAAGGCATAAACTTTTTGCGAAGTATTACGCAATTGTTAATGCGTATGGCTATGAAATGGCTTTGAGTGATTCTGATTCAGAAAATTTTTCGGCTGTGGAGAAGTACGAATGCGAATTATGTCACGTAAAGTTGGGACGAAAATATCAGCTATTTCAGCATTCGAAGTCGGAGCACTCCCAAGACAAACTTCCCCACAAATGCAACGTTTGCAAGTTGGAGTTTGTGAGCACAACAATGTTTGAGATACATTCACGCACACAATGCAGAAATAAGGATAGAAAATTTCAATGTCTCAAATGTCCGGGGAAATTTGTTTGGGTACAGAATCTTCAGGGTCATAAATGCTCCAATCGGCTAAATGTTTATGTACCGAAGCGTCCAGAACAGCggaaaagaaatttattgcaGTGCAATTTTTGTGATAAAACTTTTCGTTATGCTACGGACTTGAAACGACATCAAGAGACACATAACTTAAAGAGTCAATCTCATGTGTGCCCAATCTGTAGCCAACCTTTTTTGAAGGCGGAAAATTTGCGTCAACATTTGCGACAGGATCACGAACAAATTAAACGGCGTATCGAATGTTGCCTGTGTGGAGAAAAACTGAATACTCTCGCTGAGCTTCGGGCTCATTTGTCACGCCATTCGGATGGGTGGACTGGCATCAGATATACAGAGGGTCAATACTTTAAGATTCATTGGCCACAAGGTTGTCAAGGAAAAGAAGGAGAGGTCGAACGTAGcattataattgattttgctGGACAAAATTTAACAAACTATTATTCCGCTGTTGATGAGAGTGGTAATGAGTTGGATTTGTATGATTCAGAGAGCGATTTTGAAACGGACAGAATGCAAAATGGAAATCCTTTATCAGTACCCTATACGTGTGATTTGTGTGGTGAAGTTTTTTTCAGAAGAACACGCATCCTACAACATCAACATAGTGCACATGCTGATGGGGAAGACTCCTTCCCGCATGCTTGTTGTCGTTGTGAGAAACGTTTCGTTTGCTTGGGCTTATTGGAACAGCACTATAAACGCGATTGTGGCAATATCTATAAGCGATTCGATTGTCAACGATGTTCAGCACGATTTGTGTGGGAGGCAAACCTGCAACAGCATATGCAGCGACAACATATTGATCCAGAGCAACAAATAAGTCGACAACTTGCCAATAAACTACAATGTGATCAATGCAATAAAGTGTTTATTTGGCCAAAGGATCTAACGCGACACAAACGCATACATATGCCCGATGATGAGAAGTTTGAATGTCTCTATTGTGAACGAAAATTCTATCGAAAGGATCACTTGCAGACTCACTTGAAAGTGCATGGTGCCGGTGGGAGCATGGCCACGACAACAGCGGCTGCCAGCAAGCGTGAGCTAATTCGTAAAGTAAATGCTGTCGATCCGCATCTCTGCCGTCCGAACGGCTGCAAATGTGTCCAATGCAAAATCTGCTTATCCAAGCATACAAAAATTGCAGATTTGCGAACACATATCCTGGAACATCGAACAGATGTGTCGTTGTCGCAACATGTAACAACGAATTCGgaaatttctttacttttttatccAGATGAAGCGCCTATGTCCAGGGATTTACTAATGGCGCGTATGATGGCTGATATTACAGCCGGTCAGATGGATCGATTTTATTCAATTACCAATGAATTGGGCCATGAGATAAGCATTAGCGGCTCCGATACAGACGATACTGATTCAGAGTCCGAACCTGATGAAGTATTGTATCTTGCTATGGGTCAAAATATCAGGCACCCAAGGCGTTCAATATATGGTTGCGATTTGTGTAGCATCACGTTTACGCGTAAGTATAAACTTTTTGCTCATCAAGCGAGCGATCATAATTGGGATGACGCTCCCCATGTATGTCAACATTGCCAGGCGCGCTTCTTGTGCGAGAAGCTATTGCAGTCGCATTATCGACACCAATGCAAGAACTTATTGAAACGTTACGTGTGTCGCAAATGTCCTCAACGCTTTATGTGGAAGGAGAATCTGAAAATGCATTTACGCACAATGCACCCTGACAGCGAAGAGGTTAAGAAG tgTTTCGTACCTAGTTCATTCGATTGCGAGGAGTGCTCCAGAAGTTTTCAGATGCAGAAGGATCTCACACGCCACATGATGACACATCGAGTCGATGCTACTGTATTTCCATGTTTATGGTGTCCACGTAAATTTTACCGCAGAAGCAATTTATACTTGCACATCAAGAGGCATGGCATAACTTCACATCAGTTGAGTGCTGCCGCTTCTCACATCACAGCCAGTAAAGGACCGAATGGCATAAAACAGATTTATTGTCGTGTTTGTAACATAAAATTCCAAAGTTTGGCTGCTCTACGCACTCATCTGCGGCATGAGACGTCAGCAGTGTCATCTTCACACCACAGTTACCATTCACAGCACAATTATTCAATAATGAATGAGTTAGGGTACGAGTTGGACGTTGACGATTCAGAGACAGACGAGGACGACAATGCTAAATCATATAAATGCCAAATGTGCGGATTAGTTTGTAAAAGACGATATGAAATGAGTCAGCATCAGTTGTCGGTGCATAAGCACGAGCATATAACACTTAAGTGTGATAAGTGTGTATTTAGAACAGTTACAAGT gatATTATGGATCATCATATGCGCACACAATGTAATAATAGTGAAAAACTGCACCAATGCACGCACTgttcatataaatttatgtggCCTGAGAATTTGGACGTGCACATCAAGCTGGTTCATCCAGAAGAAACACAAAAACCTGTTGAAGCTGCAAAAGATGTTGTGGCGTCCTCCCGCAGTGAGCCCGTACCGCTTCAAGAATTTCATTGCGATAAATGTGATAGCCGTTATAATCGCAAAGATCGCCTGATTGCACATACGAAAAAAATGCATCCGCTAGACGGTGATGTTCCCAGTTGCAGTATGAATGTCGCTGTCAAGATATCCAACGATGAAAAAAAGCAACCCAAAGAAAATAAGTTTCTTTGTGCATTTTGTGGGCGTTCTGTGAGCTCCtcatcaaatttgattgttcaTATGCGACGTCACACAGGCGAGAAACCATTTCAGTGTGAATTTTGCGATAAAGCATTTCCACGCTCATCTGATTTGGCATGCCATCGGCGTACTCATACGGGGGAAAAACCCCATCGTTGCACAGTGTGTGACAAGTCGTTTTCACGCTCCTATAAATTGCATACGCACATGCGTATACATTCTGGCGAAAGGCCGTACAAGTGTTCTTATTGCGAGAAAAGCTTCACACAATCTAATGATCTTGCTTTGCATGTACGTCGGCATACTGGGGAACGGCCGTACGTGTGCAATATTTGTGACGAGGGTTTTATTCAAGGAACTGCGTTGAAGAATCATCGTACATTGCGCGGACATTTTGAAAAAGAGGAAATTAAAGACGTTTCTGAGATGAAGGAACAACCGAACAGCATATTAGGATTGGATGAGCAGGGTAATAGTTTAATACAGTTGTAA